Proteins found in one Thunnus maccoyii chromosome 5, fThuMac1.1, whole genome shotgun sequence genomic segment:
- the LOC121897231 gene encoding cAMP-regulated phosphoprotein 19-like has translation MSEEVEGTRTSEEQQEMEDKVISPEKAEEAKLKARYPNLGAKPGGSDLLRKRLQKGPKYFDSGDYNMAKAKMKNKQLPSAPTEKTEITGGHIPTPQDLPQRKTSIVASKLAG, from the exons ATGTCCGAGGAGGTTGAAGGAACGAGGACATCGGAAGAACAGCAG GAAATGGAGGACAAAGTAATCAGTCCAGAGAAAGCTGAGGAGGCCAAACTAAAGGCTAGGTATCCTAACCTCGGAGCCAAGCCCGGGGGCTCAGACCTGCTCAGGAAGAGACTTCAGAAGGGG CCAAAGTATTTTGATTCTGGTGACTACAACATGGCAAAGGCAAAAATGAAGAATAAACAGTTGCCATCAGCCCCAACGGAGAAGACCGAGATCACAGGGGGGCACATCCCAACACCTCAGGACCTCCCTCAAAGAAAGACTTCAATTGTGGCCAGCAAACTGGCTGGTTGA